Proteins encoded together in one Lathyrus oleraceus cultivar Zhongwan6 chromosome 5, CAAS_Psat_ZW6_1.0, whole genome shotgun sequence window:
- the LOC127082597 gene encoding uncharacterized protein LOC127082597, giving the protein MAAISDQFSATSEENNINNTVAISMNKKNIIKPQSSNSKTSAFKFSEDASVCESKLKEHDFINSTKNMVVGSSSSSLANNEKKSLKIFQCNFCKNQFSSGKALGGHQNAHKKERALAEHGQEVNNGFESHHDFPNYTYNPSLPTIPYHGFRSYNRALGINMKSMIHKPTPNYSWMSPSAWTPMQEMKTYSFLDGLQNESVNANTATPTLKNLLKNLEVGIGESSINIANKANFDEENSNIVGRGDHVNHCINMEEVSEAESIELDLSLKL; this is encoded by the coding sequence ATGGCTGCAATCTCTGATCAATTCTCTGCCACTTCAGAAGAgaacaacatcaacaacacagTGGCGATATCAATGAACAAGAAGAATATTATAAAACCTCAATCTTCAAATTCCAAAACCTCAGCTTTCAAGTTCTCCGAGGATGCTTCCGTTTGCGAGTCTAAGTTGAAAGAACATGATTTTATCAACTCTACAAAGAACATGGTGGTGGGTTCATCTTCATCAAGTTTGGCTAATAATGAAAAAAAGTCGTTGAAAATCTTTCAATGCAATTTTTGTAAGAATCAATTTTCGTCTGGAAAAGCTTTAGGAGGACACCAAAATGCTCATAAAAAAGAGCGTGCCCTCGCAGAACATGGCCAAGAGGTAAACAATGGTTTTGAGTCTCATCATGATTTTCCTAACTACACTTACAATCCTAGTCTTCCTACAATTCCTTATCATGGATTTAGATCCTATAATAGAGCACTTGGAATTAATATGAAATCTATGATTCACAAACCAACCCCAAACTATTCGTGGATGTCACCTTCTGCATGGACACCAATGCAAGAGATGAAAACCTATTCTTTTCTTGATGGACTGCAGAATGAGAGTGTTAATGCAAATACTGCAACTCCAACTTTGAAGAATTTGCTTAAGAATTTAGAAGTTGGTATTGGAGAGTCTTCCATAAATATTGCTAATAAGGCAAACTTTGATGAAGAGAATTCAAATATAGTTGGCAGAGGTGATCATGTTAATCATTGTATTAACATGGAAGAAGTTTCTGAAGCTGAGTCGATTGAGTTGGATTTGTCACTTAAACTTTGA